In Pyrobaculum sp. 3827-6, the genomic window AGCGACTACGCCGTCGTTGTATACGACACCGCTGGCGACTTCAAAAACTGCAACTACGCCGCTCGGTACTCGGTGAACCCCCTCGACCTCCCCACGCCGCGCGTCGTGGAGATTTTGGAGGAGGCTCTAGCCGCCACGTACGGCGAATATCCCTATCTGCTGACCCCAGCGATGGCCGAGCTTCTACACAGAACGGTTGAGAAAGGCGCACACACCCTCTCGCAGGTTAGGCGCGAGGTTCTAAACGCCGCGGAGCCGCACGAGATGGACACAGCTTACGCCCTTAGGCGCAGGCTGGTGCACTTCGACGGCCCCCAGTTCGAGAAGACTGACGTGCCTATCCGGCACGGAGCCTCGACCTGCGTCGACGTCTCGGGGCTGGATAGAGTGGGGAGGCTGGCCTACGTGCTGGCGCATCTAGAGCTTACACGCGACGTGAAGAACGTCATCTACGTAGTAGACGAGGCCCACCGCTTCCTAGCCTTCACGTCGAGGTACTCCCTCCTCACCGACCACCTGAGGACTGGGAGAAGCCGCGGCCGCTTCTTCATCCTAGTGTCGCACTCCTATAGAGAATTCCAGAGGCACCTAGGCTACGTCAAGATGGTGATTAGGTTCCCAGACTGGGACCTAGACGAGTCTAAAACAACGCCCCTCCAGCCCTCCGAGGCGCTTATAACGGTTAGGGCCGCCTCTCTCCGCTCGGCAGAGGCGTTGGCTAAGCTTCTGCCTCTACGCGGGACCTGGGCCCAGTTCCGCATCACCGTGCCGCCGTATGCAGAGAGACCCACTGCGTAGAGCCGTGGAGGCGCTTAGGGCAGACTTCCCAGGCAAGTCGAGGAGCTGGATTAAGAGGGCCCTCCTAAGGCTCGGCGACGTCAAGGAGGTGAGGGAGGACCTCTACGTCGTTGAGGGTAGGCGGGAGCTGGGGGACTGGAGGCCTCTTTACCAGGTCTGGTGGTCGGAGGCTGAAAAGCGCTGGCTCTGCACCTGCTACTACACACAGTTTGGGGTGAGGCGTAGAAAAGACATCTGCACCCACGTGGCGGCTGTCATGCTCTTCCGCAGGTACAAGAAGGCCTTGGAGAAGGCTGAGAGAGGCGTGGTGTACGTGGCCGAGGCTGTGGTGGAGTGCCGGGGGCGCATATCGGCAAACGGCGAGTTGCACGTCAAGCCTGCTGTGGAGAAGGTAGACCTTACATTTTTCGCCTCGCCGCGCTTTAGGGTGCTTGTGGTGTCTAGGCAGAGGCGCGTCGCCGTGAGGTGCGGCGGCTACGTCGTCTACGAGGCAGAGGGGGAGGAGGTGCCCCTCGCCGTGGCTAAGTTCCTTGTCGCAAAATTCCATGAGAGTAAGGACTAGGAAGGGCGTATTCGAGCTTAAGCCAGACTCCTTGTCAAACTACAGGAGGCTTTATGTGGATGTCTTTTCGGTGGCGGCGGCGCTGAGCGAGCCGGAGGAGTTGTTTAGATCTGCCGCGGAGGCTGGTGTGGAGGCGGTGTTTGTGGTAGACGCCTGGAGCGAGACCCACATGCCTCTCGCTAGGCGCTATCTTGAGGCGTGCCGTAGTTATGGCCTCGACTGCCGCCTCTCAGAGCAGAAGCCCGCCGAGATATACGCCGCGGAGCTGTGCGAGGCTGAGTGCGGGGCTGGATGCGCCGTGGTGACCAGAGACTACGACGCCGTTGCGGTAGTTAAGAGGTGCGCCCTCCTTTTGTTTAGAGGCGGGAGGTTTTGGCGTGTTCATAGCAGTAAAACTTAAAAAAAAAGTGGGTTCTTACGGACATGCGGTGGCTCGGGTTAGTGCTGGTGGTTGCGGCCGTAATGTTAGTAGTAGTCGCTGGGGCTAGGCCTGATCCTCCAAGCGGCGTTTATGTGCCTAGGGATGTAGTTAACTACGCTGGGAATCACACGACGCTTTGGGGCAAAATCGCGGCTCTTTCTCACTACGACGTGTTGAAGACTACTGAGCCGCTGATGTGTTCAGACGGCGCCGCCAACTTCACATGTCTACTCTCCAAGACAGATATAAAGCCTATTATAAACGCTTTGAGGAGAATAGGCGCCGAGCCGGAGGTCAAGACGCTAAACGCCACCTGGGTGCTAATCCTCTACTACAACTACACAGCCGGGAGCTGGCAGTGGCGTAACTACACCGCGACGGGGGCCTGGGAGCTGAAGTGGAACAACCAGACAGCACGCATATACCAGACGAAGATAAAGAAATCGCTGGGGGAGATGTTGAAGATAAAGGAACGCATTAGTGAGAAATTCCTTGTTAAAGAGAGGTTAAAGGGTATTACATTGGTAGGTGTTGTACTAGACGGACTTGTGGTGGGCACCTCTAACGGCACAGCTGGCAAGGTCCACGAGGATGCGAAGAGGAGAATAGTTGACGAAGTAAGAAAAGACGATCCAGAAGTCACGGTAGAGGTAACCTACGCCGTCCCAGAGAAGGCGCAGAGTAGAACAGATAGATTTAGGCCTCTCGTAGGCGGAGTTCAGATAGAAACCCAATGGACAACAGACATCGGACCATACGGTACAAAGTGTACCTTAGGTTT contains:
- a CDS encoding type IV secretory system conjugative DNA transfer family protein, translated to MTLYTQLFRLVTAVEGNALITGLPGTGKTSFVKWSLREVPSDYAVVVYDTAGDFKNCNYAARYSVNPLDLPTPRVVEILEEALAATYGEYPYLLTPAMAELLHRTVEKGAHTLSQVRREVLNAAEPHEMDTAYALRRRLVHFDGPQFEKTDVPIRHGASTCVDVSGLDRVGRLAYVLAHLELTRDVKNVIYVVDEAHRFLAFTSRYSLLTDHLRTGRSRGRFFILVSHSYREFQRHLGYVKMVIRFPDWDLDESKTTPLQPSEALITVRAASLRSAEALAKLLPLRGTWAQFRITVPPYAERPTA
- a CDS encoding S1 family peptidase, which produces MRWLGLVLVVAAVMLVVVAGARPDPPSGVYVPRDVVNYAGNHTTLWGKIAALSHYDVLKTTEPLMCSDGAANFTCLLSKTDIKPIINALRRIGAEPEVKTLNATWVLILYYNYTAGSWQWRNYTATGAWELKWNNQTARIYQTKIKKSLGEMLKIKERISEKFLVKERLKGITLVGVVLDGLVVGTSNGTAGKVHEDAKRRIVDEVRKDDPEVTVEVTYAVPEKAQSRTDRFRPLVGGVQIETQWTTDIGPYGTKCTLGFVGRWGTTPLLTTAWHCIAWTYTDKTQGNAYIYQPLAGDANLVSNRLAATCGYRWESDNKLLVTCDIISMQLSTSYEPKVFRPDTSVTFGQVVKRYCKYDVSTSRQLAKAGITTDVTNGYIRSYNVDVTYTNQQWGSKRFDVVVKYLVSTSINIAPGDSGSPVFTYEGSADRLGAYGIVSGRAMLFDFIFIESYIQNLCDLPYYFDPTG